The Haloimpatiens massiliensis genome includes a window with the following:
- a CDS encoding ABC transporter ATP-binding protein: MKNSKLLWNFMKGNRLKYIGAILSIGLATFFSTLSPLVIRTTIDSILGGKPMELSEAGVRFVNFLGGKSVLVQNLWICTILLVIITLVRGIFLFLKGRWSASASENIAKNIRETLYNHIQHLPYDYHVKCETGDLIQRCTSDVDTIRRFLAMQLVDIGRAVFILIFSITMMLSLNVKMTLIAMAAVPIIFAYSWIFFNGIKKLFQKADESEAKMTTALQENLSGVRVVRAFGRQKYEVDKFNARSEEFRDLSYKMYALRGNYWSISDFLCMLQTGAVLIAGVYLTARGEMTLGTLFVFTTYEGMLLWPVRQLGRILSDAGKMVVSINRISEVLGEKEEKISLEDLKPEVKGNIEFQQVYFEYEKDVPVLDGVSFKVKKGETVGIMGRTGSGKSSLVHLLARLYDYDRGSIKIDGVELKNINRKWIRKNIGIVLQEPFLFSKSIKDNISLAKKEAVDKDIFEAADIAAVHDVIMGFDRGYETLVGEKGVTLSGGQRQRVAIARTVINKSPILIFDDSLSAVDTETDRAIRKALSKRSKGVTTLIISHRVSTLKEANKIIVLDKGKIVDMGSHEELIKKDGLYKRIWEIQSSSEGEHSSGSKVS; encoded by the coding sequence GTGAAAAATTCTAAACTTTTGTGGAATTTTATGAAAGGAAATAGACTTAAGTATATTGGGGCAATACTCAGTATAGGACTTGCAACATTTTTTTCTACCTTATCACCTTTAGTTATAAGAACTACCATAGACTCTATATTAGGCGGAAAACCTATGGAGCTTTCAGAGGCGGGAGTAAGGTTCGTGAACTTCTTGGGAGGCAAATCTGTGTTAGTTCAAAACCTTTGGATTTGTACAATATTATTGGTAATTATAACTTTAGTAAGGGGAATATTTTTATTTTTAAAAGGAAGGTGGTCAGCTTCAGCTTCAGAAAATATAGCTAAAAATATTAGAGAAACTTTGTATAATCATATTCAACATTTACCTTATGATTATCATGTAAAATGTGAAACTGGAGACTTGATTCAAAGATGCACCTCTGATGTAGATACTATAAGAAGATTTTTAGCTATGCAACTAGTGGACATTGGAAGAGCAGTTTTTATACTAATCTTTTCTATAACCATGATGCTTTCATTAAATGTTAAAATGACCCTTATAGCTATGGCAGCAGTGCCTATAATATTTGCATATTCTTGGATATTCTTTAACGGCATAAAAAAGTTATTCCAAAAAGCAGATGAATCTGAGGCTAAAATGACCACAGCACTTCAAGAAAATTTATCTGGTGTTAGAGTGGTAAGAGCCTTTGGAAGACAAAAATATGAAGTAGATAAATTTAATGCTAGAAGTGAAGAGTTTAGAGATTTAAGTTACAAGATGTATGCTCTTAGAGGAAATTATTGGTCTATTTCAGATTTTTTATGTATGCTTCAAACAGGAGCAGTATTAATTGCCGGAGTTTATTTAACTGCAAGAGGCGAAATGACCTTAGGTACCTTATTTGTTTTTACAACTTATGAAGGAATGTTATTATGGCCAGTTAGGCAGCTTGGTAGGATATTATCTGATGCAGGTAAAATGGTAGTGTCTATAAACCGTATTAGTGAGGTTTTAGGGGAAAAAGAAGAGAAAATAAGTTTAGAGGATTTAAAACCTGAAGTAAAAGGAAATATAGAATTTCAACAGGTGTATTTTGAATATGAAAAGGATGTACCAGTACTAGATGGAGTATCCTTTAAAGTTAAAAAAGGAGAAACAGTAGGTATAATGGGAAGAACAGGCTCCGGAAAGTCATCCTTAGTACATTTATTAGCTAGATTGTACGATTATGATAGAGGTTCTATAAAGATAGATGGAGTGGAACTTAAGAATATTAACAGAAAATGGATAAGAAAGAATATAGGGATAGTTCTTCAGGAACCTTTTCTATTTTCCAAAAGTATAAAGGATAATATAAGTCTTGCTAAAAAGGAAGCAGTAGATAAGGATATATTTGAAGCTGCTGATATTGCAGCTGTACACGATGTAATAATGGGCTTTGACAGAGGATATGAAACTTTAGTAGGAGAAAAAGGAGTAACATTGTCTGGAGGACAAAGGCAGAGAGTTGCTATTGCCAGAACAGTTATAAATAAGAGTCCTATATTAATTTTTGATGATTCCTTAAGTGCAGTGGATACAGAAACAGACAGGGCAATAAGAAAAGCTTTGTCTAAAAGAAGTAAGGGAGTTACTACTTTGATAATTTCTCACCGTGTGTCTACTTTAAAGGAAGCAAATAAAATAATAGTATTGGATAAAGGCAAAATAGTAGATATGGGTAGTCATGAAGAACTTATTAAAAAAGACGGGCTATACAAGCGTATTTGGGAAATACAAAGTTCATCAGAGGGTGAGCATTCAAGTGGCAGCAAGGTAAGTTAA
- a CDS encoding ABC-F family ATP-binding cassette domain-containing protein, with protein MNLITLENINKSYGEKVLLKQVSLGINEGEKIGLIGINGTGKSTLLKIIAGVENFDEGNVIKKNKLIIEYLNQSMEFQEELTVIQQIFKGDSPVMKVLREYEEIMDSIEKNPENLNLQSKLMEITSKIDALDAWSLESNAKIILTKLGINDFNAKVGKLSGGQRKRIVLAGALIRPCDILILDEPTNHLDNETIKWLEEYLNSRKGSLIMITHDRYFLDRVTNRILELNRGNLYSYEGNYSLYLNAKVERQELEKSLEQKRQNLYRRELAWIRRGVKARGTKQKARVDRFKELVAEEGYVDDENMDICVGSTRLGKKVIIAEEINKSFGDKKIIKDFNFILSGEDRVGIIGNNGLGKSTLLNILSGNIKADKGIIDVGETVQIGYFSQEYTHMDENMRAIEYIREAGEFIKTADGHSISASQMMERFLFSGDIQYAPIGKLSGGEKRRLQLLRVLMYAPNVLFLDEPTNDLDIDTLNILENYIENFEGAVVTVSHDRYFLDKIANKILAFRGNGEVLEHTGNYSDYVDFLEKTQQNSCVEDGTQQKLPKDKQNGEKYKKNEKEKSENNDLKNSTKPSKIKFSYKEQREYEKIDEVIEGVEKNLSEIEEKINSTASDYTLLQELLAKNEELESELLELMERWEYLNEIAEKIKNQS; from the coding sequence ATGAATTTAATAACATTAGAAAATATAAATAAGAGCTATGGTGAGAAGGTACTTTTAAAGCAGGTGTCTCTTGGCATAAATGAGGGAGAAAAAATAGGACTAATAGGGATAAATGGTACAGGAAAGTCTACTCTCCTTAAGATTATAGCAGGGGTAGAAAATTTTGATGAGGGAAACGTAATAAAGAAAAATAAACTTATTATAGAATATTTAAATCAAAGCATGGAATTTCAGGAGGAGCTAACGGTTATACAGCAAATATTTAAGGGTGATTCTCCGGTGATGAAAGTTTTAAGGGAATATGAAGAAATAATGGACAGTATAGAGAAAAATCCTGAGAATTTAAATCTTCAAAGTAAACTTATGGAGATTACAAGTAAGATAGATGCACTTGATGCATGGAGCCTTGAAAGTAATGCTAAGATAATTCTTACAAAGCTTGGAATAAATGATTTTAATGCGAAGGTAGGAAAGCTTTCCGGTGGGCAGAGAAAAAGAATAGTTCTGGCAGGAGCACTTATCAGACCTTGTGACATTTTGATATTAGATGAGCCTACCAACCATTTGGATAATGAAACTATAAAATGGCTTGAAGAATACTTAAATAGCAGGAAGGGTTCTCTTATTATGATAACCCACGATAGATATTTCCTAGACAGGGTAACTAATAGAATATTGGAGCTAAATAGAGGAAATTTGTACAGCTATGAAGGAAATTATAGCTTATATTTAAATGCTAAGGTAGAAAGACAAGAATTAGAAAAGTCTCTAGAGCAAAAGAGACAAAACTTATATAGAAGAGAATTGGCATGGATAAGAAGGGGAGTTAAAGCTAGAGGAACTAAACAAAAGGCTAGAGTGGATAGATTTAAAGAACTAGTAGCAGAAGAAGGATATGTAGATGATGAAAACATGGATATATGTGTTGGCAGCACTAGACTCGGAAAGAAAGTAATAATTGCAGAGGAAATAAATAAGAGTTTTGGAGACAAAAAAATTATAAAAGACTTTAATTTTATATTGAGTGGAGAAGATAGAGTAGGTATAATAGGAAACAATGGACTTGGTAAGTCTACTCTTTTAAATATTTTATCAGGAAATATAAAAGCTGATAAAGGCATAATAGATGTGGGGGAAACAGTGCAAATAGGATATTTTTCTCAAGAATACACTCACATGGATGAAAATATGAGGGCCATAGAATATATAAGAGAAGCAGGAGAATTTATAAAAACGGCAGATGGACATTCTATAAGTGCCTCTCAAATGATGGAAAGATTTTTGTTTTCAGGAGATATACAATATGCTCCTATAGGTAAGTTATCTGGGGGAGAAAAGAGAAGACTTCAACTTTTAAGGGTTTTAATGTATGCACCTAATGTATTGTTTTTAGATGAGCCTACCAATGATTTAGATATAGATACATTGAATATTTTAGAAAATTATATTGAAAACTTTGAAGGAGCAGTGGTTACAGTTTCCCACGATAGATACTTCTTAGATAAAATTGCAAATAAAATACTTGCTTTTAGAGGAAATGGTGAGGTTTTAGAGCATACAGGAAATTATTCAGACTACGTGGATTTTTTAGAAAAAACGCAGCAAAATTCATGTGTAGAAGATGGTACACAGCAGAAACTACCTAAAGATAAACAAAATGGAGAAAAATATAAGAAAAATGAAAAAGAAAAGAGTGAAAATAATGATTTAAAAAATAGCACTAAGCCTTCTAAAATAAAATTCTCCTATAAAGAGCAAAGAGAATATGAAAAAATAGATGAAGTTATAGAAGGAGTAGAAAAAAATCTTTCAGAGATTGAAGAAAAAATAAATTCAACTGCTAGTGATTATACACTACTTCAGGAGTTATTAGCTAAGAATGAAGAGCTTGAAAGTGAACTTTTAGAGCTAATGGAAAGATGGGAGTATTTAAATGAAATAGCGGAGAAGATTAAAAATCAGAGCTAG
- a CDS encoding GNAT family N-acetyltransferase yields the protein MRILEMTIDNYDEVFMLWTSIKGVGIRSIDDSKEGISKFLKKNSTTNFIAVENDKIIGSILCGHDGRRAYIYHTAVDKNYRGKGVGKPLVNAVIESLKQEKINKAALVVFSNNEIGNGFWKYSNTLMKFLKTSSLKLLHNLNQENH from the coding sequence ATGAGAATATTAGAAATGACCATTGATAACTATGATGAAGTATTTATGCTATGGACTTCTATAAAAGGGGTAGGAATAAGGAGTATAGATGATTCTAAAGAGGGTATTAGCAAGTTCCTAAAGAAAAATTCAACAACTAATTTTATAGCTGTTGAGAATGATAAAATAATAGGAAGTATTTTATGTGGACATGATGGTAGAAGAGCGTATATTTATCATACTGCTGTGGATAAAAATTATAGAGGAAAAGGTGTTGGAAAACCATTGGTTAATGCAGTTATAGAGTCTTTAAAACAAGAGAAAATAAATAAGGCTGCATTAGTGGTATTTAGTAATAATGAAATAGGAAATGGCTTTTGGAAATATAGTAATACCTTAATGAAATTTCTTAAGACAAGTAGTCTAAAGCTTCTACATAATCTAAATCAAGAGAATCATTAA
- a CDS encoding DUF5694 domain-containing protein, producing the protein MDFVASWYKRNLHIFSNLKHICNNNDRVLVLYGAAHLKLLRDFINDSLDLDYVEALDYLS; encoded by the coding sequence ATAGATTTCGTTGCTTCATGGTATAAAAGAAATCTTCACATTTTCTCTAATTTAAAACATATTTGCAATAATAACGATCGGGTGTTAGTTTTATATGGAGCCGCTCATCTAAAACTCTTAAGAGACTTTATTAATGATTCTCTTGATTTAGATTATGTAGAAGCTTTAGACTACTTGTCTTAA
- a CDS encoding ABC-F family ATP-binding cassette domain-containing protein, producing MSILTVKNVNHGFGARAIFEDVSFRLLKGEHVGLIGANGEGKSTFMNIITGKIAPDEGTVEWSNRIRVGYMDQHAVLQKGNTIRDILRQSFQYLFDLEKEMMDITEKMADASEDELTKLLEDMGTIQDLLDNNGFYVIDAKIEEVAGGLGLRDVGLDKDVAELSGGQRTKVLLAKLLLENPDILLLDEPTNYLDEQHIEWLKRYLQNYENAFILISHDIPFLNSVINLIYHVDNKKLERYVGDYNTFMAQREAKIKQMEAAYERQQQEIKGLKNFIARNKARVATTNMAKSRQKKLDKMDIIELPKEKVKPEFNFKQGRTSGKMIFETKDLVIGYGEPLSKPLNISMERGQKIALVGANGIGKTTLLRSLMGKIKPLSGEIELGDYQLIGYFEQEEKEGNYNTCIEEVWHEFPGFTQYEVRVALAKCGLTTEHIESQIVVLSGGEKAKVRLCKLINKETNILILDEPTNHLDVEAKDELKRALKGYKGSILMVCHEPEFYRDVVTEVWNCEEWTTKIV from the coding sequence ATGAGTATTTTAACAGTAAAAAACGTAAATCATGGCTTTGGAGCTAGAGCCATATTTGAAGATGTGTCTTTTAGACTTTTAAAGGGAGAGCATGTAGGTTTAATAGGAGCTAATGGAGAAGGAAAATCTACCTTTATGAATATAATAACTGGAAAGATAGCACCAGATGAGGGGACTGTAGAGTGGTCAAATAGAATTAGAGTTGGATATATGGATCAGCATGCAGTGCTTCAAAAGGGCAATACCATAAGAGATATACTTAGACAAAGCTTTCAATATCTTTTTGATCTAGAGAAGGAAATGATGGATATAACAGAAAAGATGGCTGATGCCTCAGAGGATGAGCTTACAAAGCTTTTGGAGGATATGGGGACTATTCAAGATCTTTTGGATAACAATGGATTTTATGTTATAGATGCTAAAATAGAAGAAGTAGCAGGGGGGCTTGGACTTAGAGATGTGGGGCTGGATAAAGATGTAGCTGAGCTAAGTGGTGGACAGAGAACAAAGGTACTTTTGGCAAAACTTCTTTTAGAAAATCCAGACATACTTCTTTTGGACGAGCCTACTAACTATTTGGATGAGCAGCATATAGAGTGGCTTAAGAGATATCTTCAAAATTATGAAAATGCATTCATACTTATATCTCATGATATACCGTTTTTGAATAGCGTTATAAATTTAATTTATCATGTGGATAATAAAAAGTTAGAAAGATATGTGGGAGACTACAATACCTTTATGGCACAAAGAGAAGCAAAGATAAAGCAAATGGAAGCGGCTTATGAAAGACAGCAGCAGGAAATAAAAGGTCTTAAGAACTTTATAGCTAGAAATAAGGCTAGAGTTGCTACCACGAATATGGCAAAATCAAGACAGAAGAAACTTGATAAAATGGATATCATAGAACTTCCAAAGGAAAAGGTAAAGCCTGAATTTAATTTTAAACAAGGAAGAACTTCTGGAAAAATGATTTTTGAAACTAAGGATTTAGTAATAGGATATGGAGAACCTCTTTCAAAGCCTTTAAATATAAGCATGGAGAGAGGTCAGAAAATAGCCCTTGTGGGAGCTAATGGTATCGGTAAAACCACTCTTCTTAGAAGTTTAATGGGAAAAATTAAACCACTTTCAGGGGAAATAGAACTAGGAGATTATCAGTTAATAGGGTACTTTGAGCAAGAAGAAAAAGAAGGAAATTATAATACCTGCATAGAAGAGGTTTGGCATGAATTCCCAGGATTTACTCAGTATGAGGTAAGAGTAGCTTTAGCAAAATGCGGACTTACTACAGAGCATATAGAAAGTCAAATAGTAGTTTTATCTGGAGGCGAAAAAGCTAAGGTAAGACTATGTAAGCTTATAAATAAGGAAACAAATATATTGATACTGGACGAGCCTACCAATCATTTGGATGTAGAAGCTAAAGATGAACTTAAAAGAGCTTTAAAAGGATACAAAGGCTCTATACTTATGGTTTGCCATGAACCTGAATTTTATAGGGATGTGGTTACAGAGGTCTGGAATTGTGAAGAATGGACAACAAAGATTGTGTAA
- a CDS encoding ABC transporter ATP-binding protein, with product MSAYVEENFSNKNEKIDFGLWRKLLKYAADFKKQLIILGFVMIGVAGIDVLIPYLTKYAIDNFVITGNVQGLLKFSIVYIVVIGIQAINVKLLVTFSGGVETKLAHHIRKLGFKRLQELSFSYYDTTPVGWMMSRMTSDIYRLSEIVSWGLTDMVWALVMMMGFAGVMFYHNWKLTLITLCVVPPLFLIGIYFEKKILDAYRKVRKINSRITGDFNECITGAQTTKTLVREEDNLTEFKLDTKNMRDSAVRAAVFSALFLPIVLTLGSIGTGLALWFGGQDVLLKTISYGTLMMFISYSVQFFEPVSQLAATIAELQHAQASAERILSLIETESDIYDSKEVQEIYGDEYNPKMENWPEVHGSITFKDVSFAYKDGQKVLDNFNLDVKAGETIALVGETGSGKSTIVNLACRFYEPTAGEILIDGVNYKERSISWLQANLGYVLQSPHLFSGTIKENIRYGRLDATDEEIIEAAKLVDAHDFIMKMDKGYDTEVGEGGGMLSTGEKQLISFARAIVANPSIFVLDEATSSIDTETERVIQNAIDKVLEGRTSFVIAHRLSTIVSADRILVIKNGKILEQGNHESLMRRKGYYYNLYTNQFVQEQENEILNA from the coding sequence TTGAGTGCATATGTAGAAGAAAATTTCAGCAATAAAAATGAAAAAATTGATTTTGGGCTTTGGAGGAAACTCTTAAAGTATGCAGCTGATTTTAAAAAGCAGCTTATAATTTTAGGATTTGTAATGATAGGGGTAGCGGGTATTGATGTTTTAATACCCTACCTTACTAAATATGCCATAGATAATTTCGTAATAACTGGAAATGTACAAGGACTTTTAAAATTTTCAATAGTTTATATAGTAGTCATAGGAATTCAAGCTATAAATGTAAAGCTTCTAGTAACTTTTTCTGGAGGGGTAGAAACTAAGCTTGCCCACCATATAAGAAAACTTGGATTTAAAAGGTTACAGGAATTATCATTTTCTTACTATGACACTACTCCTGTAGGATGGATGATGTCTAGAATGACGTCAGATATATATAGGTTAAGTGAAATAGTTTCTTGGGGACTTACAGACATGGTATGGGCTTTAGTTATGATGATGGGTTTTGCAGGCGTTATGTTTTATCACAATTGGAAACTTACATTAATAACGTTGTGTGTGGTTCCACCATTGTTTCTAATAGGAATATATTTTGAGAAAAAGATATTGGATGCTTATAGAAAGGTTAGAAAAATAAACTCTCGTATAACAGGGGATTTTAATGAATGTATAACAGGAGCTCAAACTACTAAAACATTAGTTAGAGAAGAAGATAATTTAACAGAGTTTAAATTAGATACAAAAAATATGAGAGATTCAGCAGTCAGGGCTGCGGTGTTTTCTGCTCTTTTCCTTCCTATAGTTTTAACTCTAGGAAGCATTGGAACGGGTTTAGCTCTTTGGTTTGGAGGACAGGATGTACTTTTAAAAACCATAAGCTATGGAACTTTAATGATGTTTATTTCCTACAGCGTTCAGTTTTTTGAACCAGTAAGCCAATTGGCAGCTACTATAGCAGAGCTTCAACATGCTCAAGCTTCTGCAGAGAGAATTTTATCATTGATAGAGACAGAATCAGACATATACGATTCTAAAGAAGTTCAGGAGATTTATGGAGATGAGTACAATCCCAAAATGGAAAATTGGCCAGAGGTTCATGGGAGCATAACCTTTAAAGATGTGTCCTTTGCATATAAAGATGGTCAAAAGGTTTTAGATAACTTTAACTTAGATGTAAAAGCTGGAGAAACTATAGCTTTAGTTGGAGAAACAGGTTCAGGAAAGAGTACTATAGTAAATCTTGCTTGTAGATTTTATGAGCCTACAGCTGGAGAAATTTTAATAGATGGAGTTAATTATAAAGAAAGATCTATTAGTTGGCTTCAAGCTAATTTAGGCTACGTTTTACAAAGTCCACATCTTTTCAGTGGTACCATAAAAGAAAATATAAGATATGGGAGATTAGATGCTACAGATGAGGAAATAATAGAAGCAGCTAAACTAGTAGACGCTCATGATTTTATAATGAAAATGGATAAGGGATATGATACAGAAGTTGGTGAAGGTGGGGGAATGCTATCTACTGGAGAAAAACAACTTATATCCTTTGCTAGAGCTATAGTCGCGAATCCATCTATATTCGTTTTAGATGAAGCTACTTCTTCTATAGATACTGAAACAGAAAGGGTAATACAAAATGCTATAGATAAGGTGTTAGAAGGAAGAACTAGCTTTGTAATAGCTCATAGACTTTCTACTATAGTATCTGCAGATAGAATATTAGTTATAAAAAATGGAAAAATACTAGAACAGGGTAATCATGAAAGTCTTATGAGAAGAAAAGGTTATTATTATAACTTGTACACTAATCAATTTGTACAGGAACAGGAAAATGAAATTTTGAATGCATAG
- a CDS encoding GNAT family N-acetyltransferase yields MNIQLKEIEESLFDETVKMITDFFNYHRKLTNAPKEFWTNDEESLETLKEWMEAGKVFNILNEGKNIGFISVRFGGQDAAWLEDIFIVEQYRGHGIGKYVIKELDKMMKEKGIISIFVSVIPRNTSALQFYIDCGFDHLNMIELRKNYDEKLNKNDNINVLGFDLKKY; encoded by the coding sequence ATGAATATACAATTAAAAGAAATAGAAGAATCTTTATTTGATGAAACAGTAAAAATGATAACAGATTTTTTTAATTACCATAGAAAGCTTACAAATGCCCCTAAAGAATTTTGGACAAATGATGAAGAATCATTGGAAACCTTAAAGGAATGGATGGAAGCGGGAAAGGTATTTAATATATTAAATGAAGGTAAAAACATAGGATTTATAAGCGTAAGATTTGGAGGACAAGATGCTGCATGGCTTGAAGATATATTTATTGTAGAACAGTATAGAGGACATGGAATTGGAAAATACGTTATAAAGGAACTGGACAAGATGATGAAAGAAAAAGGGATAATATCTATTTTTGTAAGTGTTATACCCAGAAATACTTCAGCACTACAATTTTATATAGATTGTGGATTTGATCATCTTAATATGATTGAACTTAGGAAGAATTATGATGAAAAATTAAATAAGAATGATAATATTAATGTTTTGGGATTTGATTTAAAGAAATATTAA
- a CDS encoding YjdF family protein — MITSIKLTVLFNEPFWIGVFEVYENDGYKVCKVTFGAEPKDEEIHQFILKEFKNLKFSSIIANLNEKLGIRREKPKRMQRKIRKETKNEGIGTKAQIALKKQFEENKLINKKINKERKNEMEERKFQLKQTKKKEKHKGH, encoded by the coding sequence ATGATAACATCAATTAAATTAACAGTTCTTTTTAATGAACCTTTTTGGATAGGTGTATTTGAAGTATATGAGAATGATGGTTATAAAGTATGTAAGGTGACTTTTGGAGCGGAGCCTAAAGATGAAGAGATTCATCAATTTATATTAAAAGAATTTAAAAATTTAAAGTTCAGTAGTATAATAGCCAATTTAAATGAAAAATTAGGCATAAGACGGGAAAAACCCAAAAGGATGCAAAGAAAAATTAGAAAAGAAACTAAAAACGAGGGTATAGGAACTAAGGCTCAAATAGCTTTAAAAAAACAGTTTGAGGAAAATAAGTTAATTAACAAAAAAATTAACAAAGAGCGAAAAAATGAAATGGAAGAAAGAAAGTTTCAATTAAAGCAGACGAAAAAGAAAGAAAAGCATAAAGGACATTAG
- a CDS encoding ECF transporter S component → MNSKTNNMIKVAIFIAIGLILPYFFHMVGMAGPVFLPMHIPVLLCGMVLGWKYGIVVGFITPLLNSFLTGMPPLFPTGISMACELAAYGFLSGYLYKKKRLNIMFALVLSMFGGRLISGIMNYILLTAKGNNFVFKAFLTGAFVKGFIGIIIQLILIPVVVKALEKGEKVTA, encoded by the coding sequence ATGAACAGTAAAACTAATAACATGATCAAGGTAGCTATTTTTATAGCAATAGGATTAATTTTACCTTACTTTTTTCATATGGTAGGCATGGCGGGACCTGTGTTTTTACCTATGCATATACCAGTTTTATTATGTGGAATGGTGCTTGGGTGGAAGTATGGAATTGTAGTAGGATTTATAACACCACTTTTAAATTCATTTTTAACAGGAATGCCACCATTATTTCCAACAGGAATTTCTATGGCGTGTGAACTTGCAGCTTATGGATTTTTATCAGGATATTTATATAAGAAAAAAAGATTAAATATAATGTTTGCATTGGTATTATCTATGTTTGGTGGACGACTAATATCTGGTATAATGAATTATATACTACTTACTGCTAAAGGAAATAACTTTGTATTTAAAGCATTCTTAACAGGAGCCTTTGTAAAAGGCTTTATAGGCATAATTATACAATTAATATTAATTCCTGTAGTGGTAAAGGCACTAGAGAAAGGGGAAAAAGTAACTGCATGA
- a CDS encoding class I SAM-dependent methyltransferase, with product MMNDKEFFNQVAFKWDDMCHHDENKINHIIDISDVKKESKILDVGTGTGVLIKYLMKTNPKEIYGVDLSENMIQVAKSKYKDDRVKFYAEDVVEFNEEKDFDYIFIYSAYPHFKDKEKLFSHLRKLMKENGKIIICHSQSKEDINRVHASKEAVKEHILPKAEITCEIMKNYFKINKCIDNDEMYYISAVK from the coding sequence ATGATGAATGATAAAGAGTTCTTTAACCAAGTAGCATTTAAGTGGGATGATATGTGTCATCATGATGAAAATAAAATAAATCATATAATAGATATAAGTGATGTTAAGAAAGAGTCTAAAATCCTTGATGTGGGTACAGGGACAGGAGTTCTTATAAAATATTTAATGAAGACAAATCCTAAAGAAATTTATGGTGTAGATTTGTCAGAAAATATGATACAGGTTGCCAAAAGTAAATATAAGGATGATAGAGTAAAATTTTATGCAGAAGATGTAGTAGAATTTAATGAAGAAAAAGATTTTGATTATATATTCATTTATTCTGCATATCCACATTTTAAAGATAAGGAAAAACTTTTTAGTCATTTAAGAAAGCTTATGAAGGAAAATGGTAAAATAATAATTTGTCATTCTCAAAGCAAGGAGGATATAAACAGGGTTCATGCTTCCAAGGAGGCTGTAAAAGAACATATACTCCCAAAGGCAGAGATTACCTGTGAAATTATGAAAAATTATTTTAAAATAAACAAGTGCATTGACAATGATGAAATGTATTATATATCTGCCGTAAAATAA